A stretch of the Rhinoderma darwinii isolate aRhiDar2 chromosome 3, aRhiDar2.hap1, whole genome shotgun sequence genome encodes the following:
- the LOC142750353 gene encoding protocadherin gamma-C5-like produces MVEESEPGTLIGNVAHDLGLNAEQTFERRLRLGSEESRRYFVFRFETGDLLLNEKIDRESLCGFSSSCLLPVELIIEKPLELFRLFIEVLDINDNSPHFINNERLIKIAELAAPGLRFPLENAIDQDVGTNAVSSYEMSPSQYFSLNVKQLKDGKLFPELVLENSLDREEIAEHHLVLTALDGGHPARSGTTKITVHVLDNNDNPPTFDQLVYKISLLENIMPGTLLIRLNATDKDEGPNSEIEYSLEDHSLNSAGKLFKLDPYTGEIHVQGRIDFEDSSFYEIYVRARDKGVPVMEGHCVIQVEIEDSNDNAPEVYVTSLENSIPENTPIGTVVGLFNIIDRDSGKNGEVHVAIPPWIPFKFKSFENHYSLITDGVLDREMKPQYTIYLVATDLGSPPMNTKRTIVLNISDVNDNPPVFSHHYFNAYIYENNVPGILLCTLFATDADEGQNSQLKFSVSETYIAGSPISSFIYINENSGKVYAQRSFNYEHIQLLEVTVFVEDQGSPKLKTNATLYIFVLDQNDNHPKILYPVLTREDIEHQRIPRPVSAGYLITKIAAVDADSGYNAWLSYSILESSDPSMFKVTPHTGEIRMMRSLLESDESLYTILVLVRDNGNPALSSTATIYVSFEEVVHDETPKSQDYQSAHNEASDMTLYLIISLVAVSAVSVITFIVLAVRCLGTNNDQSLCKCFGGSERNGIQCHHQPTLQLTSDGTLKYMEVKTLNRPTNQCYSTCISPALERTDFTFLRPLDFPQLKDILNDEESFSINSDFSDVIQVRNIVQCA; encoded by the coding sequence ATGGTAGAAGAATCCGAGCCTGGAACACTTATAGGAAATGTGGCTCATGATCTGGGATTGAATGCTGAACAGACTTTTGAGCGGAGACTAAGACTAGGATCTGAAGAAAGCAGAAGGTATTTTGTATTTCGATTTGAAACTGGAGATCTGCTACTGAATGAAAAGATAGACAGAGAAAGCTTGTGTGGTTTCAGTTCAAGCTGCTTGTTGCCTGTAGAATTGATAATAGAGAAGCCCTTAGAGTTATTTCGTTTGTTTATTGAGGTTTTGGACATAAATGATAATTCACCTCATTTTATCAATAATGAAAGGCTGATTAAAATAGCTGAACTTGCAGCTCCTGGGTTGAGGTTCCCTTTAGAAAACGCTATTGACCAAGATGTAGGCACTAATGCTGTCAGTTCATATGAGATGAGTCCAAGCCAATACTTTTCACTGAATGTTAAGCAATTAAAAGATGGAAAGCTTTTCCCAGAATTAGTATTAGAAAATTCTTTAGACAGAGAGGAAATAGCTGAACATCACCTTGTATTGACTGCATTAGATGGTGGCCATCCGGCTAGATCGGGGACAACAAAAATAACTGTCCATGTCTTAGATAACAATGATAACCCTCCAACATTTGATCAGCTAGTTTATAAGATtagtttattagaaaatattatgCCGGGCACATTATTAATAAGACTTAATGCTACAGATAAGGATGAAGGTCCAAACAGTGAAATTGAGTATTCTTTAGAGGACCACAGTCTAAATTCAGCAGGAAAATTGTTTAAGCTTGATCCATATACTGGAGAGATTCATGTTCAAGGAAGAATTGATTTTGAAGATTCTAGTTTTTATGAAATCTATGTAAGAGCAAGAGATAAAGGTGTTCCAGTTATGGAAGGACATTGTGTCATTCAAGTAGAAATTGAAGATTCCAATGATAATGCTCCTGAAGTTTATGTGACTTCCCTTGAAAACTCAATTCCAGAAAATACACCTATTGGCACAGTAGTTGGATTGTTTAATATAATTGATCGAGATTCTGGCAAAAATGGAGAAGTGCACGTAGCAATACCACCATGGATTCCCTTTAAATTTAAATCATTTGAAAATCACTATTCTTTGATCACAGATGGTGTTTTAGATAGAGAAATGAAACCTCAGTACACCATATACTTAGTCGCCACTGATTTAGGTTCGCCACCAATGAACACAAAAAGAACAATTGTACTCAATATCTCAGATGTCAATGATAATCCTCCAGTTTTTTCACATCATTATTTCAATGCCTACATATATGAAAATAATGTTCCTGGAATTTTACTTTGCACTTTGTTTGCTACCGATGCAGATGAAGGACAAAATTCTCAACTAAAGTTCTCTGTTTCAGAAACCTATATTGCAGGTTCTCCAATATCTTCCTTCATATATATAAATGAAAACAGTGGCAAAGTTTATGCTCAGCGGTCTTTCAACTATGAACATATACAACTTTTAGAAGTTACAGTTTTTGTAGAAGATCAAGGGTCGCCAAAGTTAAAAACAAATGCCACGCTCTATATATTTGTATTGGATCAAAATGATAACCATCCAAAAATTCTATATCCAGTTTTGACTAGAGAGGACATTGAGCATCAAAGAATACCTCGCCCTGTGTCGGCAGGTTATCTGATCACCAAAATAGCAGCTGTAGATGCTGATTCAGGTTATAATGCTTGGCTTTCTTATAGCATCTTAGAGTCATCTGATCCTTCCATGTTCAAAGTCACTCCACATACCGGAGAAATAAGAATGATGAGAAGTTTGCTTGAGTCTGATGAAAGCTTGTACACCATTTTGGTTCTTGTTAGGGACAATGGAAACCCAGCCTTATCAAGCACAGCTACAATCTATGTTTCCTTTGAAGAGGTGGTACATGATGAAACTCCTAAGTCTCAAGACTATCAGTCAGCCCATAATGAAGCATCGGACATGACCTTATATTTAATAATATCTCTTGTTGCTGTCAGTGCAGTGTCAGTCATTACATTCATTGTTCTGGCTGTAAGGTGTTTAGGGACAAATAATGACCAAAGCCTATGCAAATGTTTTGGCGGGTCTGAAAGGAATGGCATTCAATGTCACCACCAACCAACTCTTCAGCTCACTTCAGATGGTACCTTAAAATACATGGAGGTTAAGACATTGAATCGACCTACAAATCAATGTTATAGTACCTGCATTTCACCAGCATTAGAAAGAACTGATTTCACCTTCTTAAGGCCTTTGGATTTTCCTCAGCTAAAGGATATACTGAATGATGAGGAGTCCTTTTCCATCAATAGTGACTTCAGCGATGTGATTCAGGTGAGGAACATTGTCCAATGTGCTTAA